The genomic region TTTCCACAATCAATTTCTACCTATTTCTATAAATTTCAATCTATTTCTATTATCTTATCTCCATATCACTCTTATCTCCTTATCCCCTTTCTTACACTTTTGATATATAGCCTGAACGGTTACAAATGAATTTGGTTTTGGACCACGTGGATATCTTTTTTGCATAATTCTTTCCTCCTTAAAATTTCTATGCCCACGTGGAATTATCGTCATTTTATCAGCAAAACTTTAGAAAAAACTGTGAAAAAATTTACTTAACACAGTACTAGGATATATCACCAATTTTATACTCTATCCTCGCCCCGTTTAGAAATGAATTTCTAACGGGGCTCGTATTGAGGAGGTATAACTGAAGAGCCGAATGGGAAGAATCCACAAGTTCGGTTCTGTGAGGGGCATTAAGCACTGAGGAGGTGTTGAAGATGTCTACTCGACTGAAAACAAAGTTTGGAGCGGCGACATTGGTGCTTGCGCTATCGCTTTTTGCCGGGGCTGTCGGTTCTTTCGGGGCTGACCCAGCTAAGGGACCGCTGCCTATCGTCTTCTGGACCTCCGATCCTGTTTGGCCCGGGGATCTGGTGCTCGGATATGGCGCGGGGCTGTCCGGTGCGGAGAACATCCGTGTTGTGCGACTAGCTGATGGTCCCCGCGGAGGGCCCGGCCGAGAGGGCTTCGTGCCGCGTGGCAGTGTGCGCTCCGTGGGCCCGCTCCAGTCCAGCGATCATTCGGTCAAGTTTGTTCTTCCAGAGAATCTGAAGCCGGGCGTCTTTGGCGTTCAACTAGAGACGCCAAAAGGTCGCACTGCGGTGGTGTGGTTAAACCGTCCAGATGTGTGGTGGTGTCAGGGGGACAGAGGTCAAGCGGCCAGTCCTGGAGGGTGGGTGCGAGTTTTTGGAAGGTGTCTGGGATGGAGCGGTCGTGCGATCACAACAGTGTTCCTCAGAGGGGCGAGGGGCGTGGCTATTTCTGCAAAGGCCGATTGTTACTCAGCCAGAGCAGAACTCCCGAAGCACTTACCTGCGGGAGACTACGAGGTCTTTGTCCATAACGGCTTTGGTGGCAAATGGGGCTGGAGTCGGCCTTTGAAGATTTCGGTTGTGAGGCCTGAGGCTTGGTCTAACACGATCTTCAACGTGCGCAAGCTCGGCGCGAAGGGTGACGGCGAGTCCGATGATACCGCAGTAGTCGGCGAAGCACTCAGAAAGGCAAAGGAGGAGGGTGGGGGGAGTCGTCTACTTTCCCCGTGGCGACTACAAGTTTCGTGCCGCACTCGAAGTGCCGCCTAAGACCGTACTCCGGGGGGAGCGACAAGATCTGGTGCACCTCTTCTGGACCGGTGCCCTGGACAATCGCTTGGAGGCAGTCATTCTTGGAACGAACCAATTTGGCATGGAGGACCTCACGCTCACGTTCGTTGCGGCGAACAACGGCATTCTGGCAGACATCCCCCGCCAGGGCGCAGTAGCCATACCCCAAGTGAAGCAGACAGGTGAGCATGCCGGCAACATATTTTTGCGGCGCGTCAGGATGCGGTGGCTCCTCTACGGGGGGCACCTGAGCATCGCTCAAGCAAATCAACTTTTCACTGAAACAGCGAGGGATGGCGGCTACGGGGCTGTGGGCTTCCTCTTTGCGTTCGGGGGCAGGAACATACAAGTCAGTGATTGCGATTTCTACAGTTCGGGTAATGTCTTTAATCTCGTCGAAGCCAAGGGTGCACAGATTACTCGAAACCGCTTCTCCATTGGGCGGTGCGGATGGGCGAACTTTGATGGCTGCGATGGTGTCATCTGTGAGGACAACTCGTTCATCGGCGCTGACAATATGGTTCGCTCCGGTGTAACCTTTTGGTCCTACCAACTGCCGATGCGCAATGCCTATTTTGCTCGAAACTTCCTCAATAACGTTTACTATCATGACCGAGAGGGCATGACGACTGATGGGGCGAGCGGCAAATACTTTGGGCCGGTTGTGGCCTCGGGCATTAGTTCAGTAACTCTTCCGGAAGGTGTGAGCTTCAAGCCGAATGAGATAGTGGGTCATACATGCTTTGTCCTCGACGGTGCAGGGAAAGGTCAATGGCGAGGTGTGATAGCCAACGACGAGCGAACGCTCACGCTTGACCGACAGTGGGACGTGATTCCGGCAAGCGACTCTATCATTGGCGTAAACCACACCGTAGCACATCTGCTAATCCTCGGTAACACCATGGAGGATGTCGGAATCGCTTTCCAGTTTTACGGCACGGCTATGGATTCTATCGTTGCACAGAACCGGTGCGTACGGGCGGGCGGGTTCTTCAGTCATGCTGCACGCTATCCGGGTGGCTCCAAAGATGAGAAAGACACCCAGCCTCAATTCTTCGTTCAGTACCTCGACAATGAGGTGGTTGAAGGCTACACCCCATTCGAGATTCGAGGCTACGACTACGGGCAAGGTCACTCGGTGATCGGCGTTCAAGGTTTCTCCTGGGGAGGCGGAAAACTGGAATGGAAATGGCCATTGGCCCTGGGGTTTGTGATTCGGGGGAATAAGCTCGACTCCAATGCTAAGATCCGTGTCCATGGGGTAGCCGACGGCGATGGTCCTCCCTTGGTCGAGGACGTAGTGGTGGAGAGGAACACATTGTCTTGTTCCCGCGTCGGCATCGACGTCGGCCCACGCTGCGTTGGTATCGTCATTCGGAGGAACAGCTTTCACGAAGTAGACCTGCCGTTTGCCGGCGCCGGCCTGCCAGGGGCCCTGGTTGAGAAGTGAGTACGGCGCGTTAGTCGTTGCGGACGACGAGAGAGCCATGCTCTGCGACGGCGCGATCATCAGAAGAGCAGATAAGATACGCACAAATATTAGATATTGGAATGTACCTGGGACTTACCCTTATTGTGGTGACCTTTATAGTGTATATGTCAGGGATGCTATCGTCATTTATTCCTCCTCAGGAAATACCGAAATACTGGGGGTATGGCATCAAAAGATTTTATACATAACTTTCAGGCTCCTATAGGATGGGAATGGTTAGCAATGGTAGGTAAAGGAGATTATCTGACTTTTGTAGGTATAGCCCTCCTTGCCGGGCTTACAGTCTTATGTTATCTGGTGATATTACCTATTCTCATGAGAAAAAAGGATACTCCCTATGTGGTAATAGCAATTCTTGAGGTTGCTGTTTTAGTCTTAGCCGCAAGTGGAATCTTAAAATCAGGAGGGCACTAATAGGCAAATTTCGGGGACACAATCAATACTGTTCGGCATGATTTTTGCTTAAACTATTTTATTAAAGTGTCGTAACTCATTGATATTAAAGGAGAAAAAATTCTAGACATTTTTATCCTTTTATGTTATAATTGAATCATGGTTAATGATTCAGTTATGAAGGACAAAAAACTTAAAAAGAAGCATGCGATCAGGGAGGAAGACCTTCAGGGATTCAAGCCCCTTTATAAGTTTATCCCTTTTCTCGAACGCTTTCATTTGGTTAAAGACCATCATAATCGAGAGCTTCATTTAGACCAATATCTCAGCCTTATTTTATTATACTTCTTTAACCCTATTATAGATAGTCTTCGTGGAATTCAACAGGTTTCTCACCTTGATAAGGTTAAGAAGTTGCTTGGTGTTGAAAAAGGTGTAAGTCTTGGCTCTCTTTCTGAAGCAAGTTCTGTTTTTGATGCTGAGCTGATTGCCCCTTTAATTAAAGAATTAACAAGCAAAGCTATCCCCTTAGAGAAAGACCCTCAACTTAGAGCGTTGCAACAGACTCTTGTAGCTGTAGATGGGACACTCCTGGCTGCTTTGCCTAAGATGCTCTGGGCATTATGGCTTGACGACAATCATCGGGCAGGTAAACTTCACCTTGAATTTAATATCGTTAAAAATATCCCTCTTAATGCCAAAATTACTCATGCCAATGCTAATGAAAAAACTGTCCTGCGAGAGTTCCTTTCTCCGGATAAAATCTATACTCTGGATGTTGGATATAGCGAATATAAACTCTTTCAGGAGATTATAGATGCCCAGAGTTCTTTTGTTGCCAGGTTGAAAGATAACGCTGTTTATGATATTGCTGAACAAAGACTTTTAACTGATGCTGACAAAGAAGCAGGGGTTAAAAAAGATATAGTCGTTCGATTAGGCTGCAAAAGCAAACAAGATACCATTACCTCTCCTGTTCGAGTTATTGAGGTCTTTCATGAGGGTAATAGTTCAAGACCAAGAACATCAAGGGTCTCAAGCAAAAAGACCTTCAGAACGACTGAGTCTGACTATACCTTTGTTATTGTCACTAACCGCATGGACTTATCTGCTGAAATAATAGCTCTTATCTATCGCTATAGATGGCAGATAGAGCTTTTCTTCCGCTGGTTTAAGTGTATCCTCGGCTGCACCCATCTCATCTCCCTTTCCCAGAATGGTGTCTCTATTCAGGTCTACTGTGCTCTTATCGCCAGTATGTTAATTACCCTCTGGACTGGCTGCAAGCCTAATAAACGCACCTTCGAAATGTTATGCTTCTATTTTTTGGGCTGGGCTAATGAGGAAGAACTAAGCCAGCATATCAAAAAACTTAAAGAACCTAAAAAGAAGAAACCTAAACTAACCGCC from bacterium harbors:
- a CDS encoding IS4 family transposase, with the translated sequence MVNDSVMKDKKLKKKHAIREEDLQGFKPLYKFIPFLERFHLVKDHHNRELHLDQYLSLILLYFFNPIIDSLRGIQQVSHLDKVKKLLGVEKGVSLGSLSEASSVFDAELIAPLIKELTSKAIPLEKDPQLRALQQTLVAVDGTLLAALPKMLWALWLDDNHRAGKLHLEFNIVKNIPLNAKITHANANEKTVLREFLSPDKIYTLDVGYSEYKLFQEIIDAQSSFVARLKDNAVYDIAEQRLLTDADKEAGVKKDIVVRLGCKSKQDTITSPVRVIEVFHEGNSSRPRTSRVSSKKTFRTTESDYTFVIVTNRMDLSAEIIALIYRYRWQIELFFRWFKCILGCTHLISLSQNGVSIQVYCALIASMLITLWTGCKPNKRTFEMLCFYFLGWANEEELSQHIKKLKEPKKKKPKLTAFTGSWSVFNPLLANQD